A single window of Vidua chalybeata isolate OUT-0048 chromosome 7, bVidCha1 merged haplotype, whole genome shotgun sequence DNA harbors:
- the LOC128790633 gene encoding UDP-glucuronosyltransferase 1A1-like has translation MLVALLLPFLCLLSPAAAGRLLVIPMEGSHWLSMKKVLMELSKRGHEIVVIAPDNKILIDSSDVYELKTYPVPLMKEDMEEQLRSFSARVFSQEPFLVRFWKRLEDYRKSGTMFHASCKSLLYNQELMQYIGDSHFDALLTDPVTPCGQIIALHFSIPSVFFLRLVPCALEVRAAQGPDPPSYVPRMFSENTDHMSFSKRVKNFLIALSESFICNIAYSQFEELASEFLQKPMTMTEILSHGSIWLRRIDFVFEYPMPVMPNMVFIGGIHCGEKKKLLSQKEKMMERDRSG, from the coding sequence ATGCTGGTGGCACTGCTTCTCCCCTTCCTGTGCCTCCTGAGCCCGGCTGCCGCTGGGAGGCTGCTGGTGATCCCCATGGAGGGCAGCCACTGGCTCAGCATGAAAAAAGTGCTGATGGAGCTGAGCAAGAGAGGGCACGAAATCGTGGTCATCGCACCAGACAACAAAATCCTGATCGATTCCTCAGATGTCTACGAACTGAAGACCTACCCTGTGCCATTGATGAAGGAGGACATGGAAGAACAGTTACGCTCCTTCAGTGCAAGAGTTTTCAGCCAAGAGCCTTTCCTCGTGAGATTCTGGAAGCGTTTGGAAGATTACCGGAAGAGTGGGACCATGTTTCATGCTTCGTGCAAGTCCTTGCTGTACAACCAAGAGCTGATGCAGTACATCGGAGACAGTCACTTTGATGCCCTACTCACGGATCCTGTTACACCCTGTGGGCAGATCATTGCCCTGCACTTCTCCATCCCCAGTGTTTTCTTCCTGAGGCTGGTTCCGTGTGCCTTGGAGGTTCGCGCGGCTCAGGGCCCGGACCCGCCGTCCTACGTCCCACGCATGTTCTCGGAAAACACCGACCACATGTCCTTCTCCAAGAGGGTGAAGAACTTCCTGATTGCCCTTTCCGAGTCCTTCATCTGCAATATTGCCTATTCTCAATTTGAGGAGCTGGCCTCAGAGTTCCTCCAAAAACCGATGACAATGACAGAGATTTTAAGTCATGGGTCCATCTGGCTGAGGAGAATAGACTTTGTCTTTGAGTATCCCATGCCTGTCATGCCCAACATGGTTTTCATTGGAGGCATCCACTGTGGAGAGAAGAAGAAGCTGCTGTCTCAG